One genomic region from Nonomuraea helvata encodes:
- a CDS encoding helix-turn-helix domain-containing protein has product MAGPGDLGRRIIHCRERLGLTREQVAERAGMSPGYLRYLEENPDTADAGALYRLADALQTTVHELLGGDRDRPPGHGPAMANPTMEELGREECLRLIEPGGIGRVAFQGPRGTAVLPVNYTMHHGAIVFRTASGGPMDRDLRTGLEGVDIKIAFEIDRIDETNREGWSVLVQGPCHHVAPDEMAELADADVTPWAGGERRLYIRIVPHQIAGRRIHGV; this is encoded by the coding sequence ATGGCCGGCCCGGGAGATCTCGGACGCCGCATCATCCACTGCCGCGAGCGCCTCGGCCTGACCCGCGAGCAGGTCGCCGAGCGCGCGGGCATGTCGCCGGGCTACCTCCGGTACCTGGAGGAGAACCCCGACACGGCCGACGCCGGAGCCCTCTACCGCCTGGCCGACGCCCTGCAGACCACGGTGCACGAGCTGCTGGGCGGCGACCGGGACCGGCCGCCCGGGCACGGGCCCGCCATGGCCAACCCGACGATGGAGGAGCTGGGCCGGGAGGAGTGCCTGCGGCTGATCGAGCCGGGCGGGATCGGGCGGGTCGCGTTCCAGGGCCCCCGGGGGACGGCGGTGCTGCCCGTCAACTACACGATGCACCACGGCGCGATCGTCTTCCGCACGGCCTCGGGCGGCCCGATGGACCGCGACCTCCGCACGGGGCTGGAAGGCGTGGACATCAAGATCGCCTTCGAGATCGACCGGATCGACGAGACCAACCGCGAAGGGTGGAGCGTCCTGGTGCAGGGGCCTTGCCATCACGTGGCGCCGGACGAGATGGCCGAGTTGGCCGACGCCGACGTCACGCCGTGGGCGGGCGGCGAGCGCCGCCTCTACATCCGGATCGTCCCGCACCAGATCGCGGGCCGCCGCATCCACGGCGTCTAG
- a CDS encoding Rv1733c family protein — translation MIESVKRWVRGHRPDGNPLRRRSDRLESAALAMAALLVLLSVWPAVMAGREAYEEARHAGAARRTVEATLLADAPVTRLSFGEVSRGGLTSARWTAPSGLERTGQVPAPSLAKAGAKVRIWVGPDGRRVAAPPSPAELRVTAVVTALLFVTVAAAIALLAFAGFRRVLDRGRYRAWEAAWALSAERWRRPRPS, via the coding sequence GTGATCGAGTCCGTGAAGCGGTGGGTGCGCGGGCACCGGCCGGACGGCAATCCACTGCGGCGGCGCTCCGACCGCCTGGAGAGCGCCGCGCTGGCGATGGCGGCGCTGCTCGTCCTGCTCAGCGTGTGGCCGGCGGTCATGGCGGGGCGGGAGGCGTACGAGGAGGCGCGGCATGCGGGCGCCGCACGCCGGACTGTGGAGGCGACGTTGCTGGCGGACGCGCCGGTCACGCGCCTGTCGTTCGGGGAGGTCTCCCGTGGCGGGCTGACCTCCGCGCGGTGGACGGCGCCTTCCGGGCTGGAGCGCACCGGCCAGGTGCCGGCCCCGTCCCTGGCCAAGGCGGGTGCGAAGGTGCGGATCTGGGTCGGTCCCGATGGCCGGCGGGTCGCCGCGCCCCCGAGCCCCGCTGAGCTCCGGGTCACCGCCGTGGTGACGGCGCTGCTGTTCGTGACCGTGGCGGCGGCGATCGCGCTCCTGGCGTTCGCCGGGTTCCGCCGGGTGCTCGACCGGGGCCGTTACCGTGCCTGGGAGGCCGCCTGGGCGCTGTCCGCCGAGCGGTGGCGGCGGCCGCGCCCGTCGTAG
- a CDS encoding TetR/AcrR family transcriptional regulator — MTTVPDPEDLTARARIRDAAMRHIGEHGFERATIRGIAETAGVSLGLVRHHFGSKEALREACDQHLVKLIHKLHEDAARDPRAGLNPVAVMGPYQPYLARALTEGWAAPLFDEMVDIGERWIAEADKSRPDRPDVDARSRSALITAMALSVTVLRRHVERGLDADLTSPEGQAKLMRVMLDIYSHPLLSLEEAAEARKALDRGHDT, encoded by the coding sequence ATGACGACCGTACCGGATCCGGAGGACCTCACCGCGCGTGCGCGGATCAGGGACGCGGCGATGCGGCATATCGGTGAGCACGGCTTCGAGCGGGCGACGATCCGCGGGATCGCCGAGACCGCCGGGGTTTCCCTGGGCCTGGTGCGTCACCACTTCGGCTCGAAGGAGGCGCTGCGCGAGGCGTGCGACCAGCACCTGGTGAAGCTCATCCACAAGCTGCACGAGGACGCCGCGCGCGATCCTCGGGCCGGCCTGAACCCGGTCGCGGTGATGGGGCCCTACCAGCCCTACCTGGCGCGGGCGCTGACGGAGGGCTGGGCGGCGCCGCTGTTCGACGAGATGGTCGACATCGGCGAGCGATGGATCGCGGAGGCCGACAAGAGCCGCCCCGACCGGCCCGACGTCGACGCGCGGTCCCGTTCGGCGCTGATCACCGCGATGGCGCTGTCGGTCACGGTCCTCCGCCGGCACGTCGAACGCGGCCTGGACGCCGACCTGACCAGCCCGGAGGGGCAGGCCAAGCTGATGCGGGTGATGCTCGACATCTACTCCCACCCGCTGCTCAGCCTCGAAGAGGCCGCGGAGGCCAGGAAGGCCCTCGATCGGGGTCATGACACGTGA
- a CDS encoding VOC family protein, producing the protein MSTPDEDRPVRQLRLVVEAEDYEAAVAFYRDVLGLPEQAAFSGDDGARVAILDAGRATLEIANPAQKKMIDDVEVGRQVAPKIRVAFEVDDARGTTERLVSAGASEVAPPTVTPWESLNSRLDAPADLHITVFQELRTLEEREALDGFGTDA; encoded by the coding sequence ATGAGCACGCCCGACGAAGACCGCCCGGTCCGCCAGCTCCGGTTGGTGGTGGAGGCCGAGGACTACGAGGCCGCGGTCGCCTTCTACCGCGACGTGCTGGGCCTGCCCGAGCAGGCCGCGTTCTCCGGCGATGACGGCGCGCGGGTGGCGATCCTGGACGCCGGACGGGCCACGCTGGAGATCGCTAACCCGGCGCAGAAGAAGATGATCGACGATGTCGAGGTGGGGCGTCAGGTGGCGCCGAAGATCCGGGTGGCGTTCGAGGTGGACGACGCGCGCGGCACCACCGAGCGGCTGGTGTCGGCGGGCGCGTCGGAGGTGGCGCCGCCCACGGTGACGCCCTGGGAGTCGCTGAACTCGCGGCTGGACGCGCCCGCGGACCTGCACATCACGGTCTTCCAGGAGCTGCGCACCCTCGAGGAGCGCGAGGCGCTCGACGGCTTCGGCACGGACGCGTAA
- a CDS encoding XRE family transcriptional regulator: MDLDDVLHSVGPRLRALRQERGATLTQLSGSTGISVSTLSRLESGQRKPTLELLLLLAQAHQVQLDELIDAPVTGDPRVHMRPFKRHDMTYVQLSRRPGGMQAYKQIYPPRWPGFEPEQRVHEGYEWLYVLSGRLRLLLGEHDVILTPGEVAEFDTRTPHAFSNPGDEPTEVLALFGPQGERMHVRARPAAR, encoded by the coding sequence ATGGACCTCGACGACGTGCTCCACTCCGTCGGCCCGCGGCTCCGGGCGCTGCGCCAGGAGCGCGGGGCGACGCTGACGCAGCTGTCCGGGAGCACCGGCATCTCCGTCAGCACGCTGTCACGGCTGGAGTCCGGGCAGCGCAAACCGACCCTGGAGCTGCTCCTACTGCTGGCCCAGGCCCATCAGGTGCAGCTCGACGAGCTGATCGACGCGCCCGTGACCGGCGATCCGCGTGTGCACATGCGCCCGTTCAAACGCCACGACATGACGTACGTCCAGCTGAGCCGCCGGCCCGGCGGGATGCAGGCGTACAAGCAGATCTACCCGCCGCGCTGGCCGGGGTTCGAGCCCGAGCAGAGGGTCCATGAGGGCTACGAGTGGCTGTACGTCCTGTCCGGGCGACTACGGCTGCTCCTCGGGGAGCACGATGTGATCCTCACGCCGGGCGAGGTGGCGGAGTTCGACACGAGGACGCCGCATGCGTTCAGCAACCCCGGCGATGAGCCGACGGAGGTCCTGGCGCTGTTCGGTCCGCAGGGTGAGCGCATGCACGTCCGCGCCCGGCCCGCCGCCCGCTGA
- a CDS encoding ABC transporter permease — MSELENAAPESGSLAELARRHGLRPAIARPRLPVYVRRLWERRHFILTYATSRNVSKYSGSALGQLWQVLTPLLNAAIYYVMFGLILGGSKNVDNYPAFLLTGMFVFTYTQRTATAGAKSISGNLSLIRALHFPRASLPLAYTIQELQQLAISMGVLLLIVLLTGEPLTWFWLMVPVVLVLQTSFNIGAGLVLARLGASMRDLNQLLPFIMRTWLYASGVFFAIHDKVVNSAGLPEWVATVMYLNPAASYIEWMRDLLIGSHDPPRTVWVSCVFWAVFALIAGFWYFWRAEDRYGRG, encoded by the coding sequence ATGAGCGAACTGGAGAACGCCGCGCCGGAGAGCGGGTCGCTGGCCGAGCTCGCCAGGAGGCACGGGCTGCGCCCCGCCATCGCGCGGCCCAGGCTCCCGGTGTACGTGCGCCGGCTGTGGGAGCGGCGGCACTTCATCCTGACGTACGCGACCTCGCGCAACGTCTCCAAGTACTCGGGCTCGGCCCTGGGCCAGCTGTGGCAGGTCCTCACCCCGCTGCTGAACGCGGCCATCTACTACGTGATGTTCGGGCTCATCCTGGGCGGCAGCAAGAACGTCGACAACTACCCGGCGTTCCTGCTCACCGGGATGTTCGTCTTCACGTACACGCAGCGGACCGCCACCGCGGGCGCCAAGTCGATCTCCGGGAACCTGTCGCTGATCCGCGCCCTGCACTTCCCGCGGGCGTCGCTGCCGCTGGCGTACACGATCCAGGAGCTGCAGCAGCTGGCCATCTCCATGGGCGTGCTGCTGCTGATCGTGCTGCTCACCGGGGAGCCGCTCACGTGGTTCTGGCTGATGGTCCCCGTCGTGCTGGTGCTGCAGACGTCGTTCAACATCGGGGCCGGGCTGGTGCTCGCCAGGCTGGGCGCCTCGATGCGCGACCTGAACCAGTTGCTGCCGTTCATCATGCGTACGTGGCTGTACGCGTCCGGGGTGTTCTTCGCCATCCACGACAAGGTCGTCAACAGCGCGGGCCTGCCGGAGTGGGTGGCCACGGTGATGTACCTGAACCCGGCGGCCTCCTACATCGAATGGATGCGCGACCTCCTCATCGGCAGCCACGACCCGCCGCGGACGGTCTGGGTGTCGTGCGTGTTCTGGGCGGTTTTCGCGCTGATCGCCGGTTTCTGGTACTTCTGGCGGGCCGAAGACCGTTACGGGCGGGGATGA
- a CDS encoding bifunctional NAD(P)/FAD-dependent oxidoreductase/class I SAM-dependent methyltransferase, translating to MDAKYDVVVVGGGAAGLSGALTLGRARRKVLVIDAGRPRNAPAEGVHTYLGREGVAPLELLAAGREEVTGYGGEIVTGTVETAERLDGGGFRVVLDDGSAVEADRLLVTTGLVDELPDVPDLAERWGRDVLHCPYCHGWEVRDQAIGVLGTGPLAVHQALLWRQWSENVTLFLHTAPEPDAQQREQLAARGVTVVEGKVTGLEVTDDRLTGVRLADGRVVACRALAAAGRLTARAGLLAGLGLETEEQEMAGYVIGTRVPADHSGATSVPGVWVAGNVTGLTDQVIAAAAAGVRAAGAINADLIAEETRRAVAARAWAHGSQESYESDEAYWDARYGQSTQMWSGNPNVMLVREATHLEPGTALDLGCGEGADAIWLAGQGWRVTAADVSGVALERAAEHAGGAGVADRIDWQQHDLSVSFPEGTYDLVSACFLHSPRDMPRETILRAAASAVAPGGVLLVVGHGGWASWVENPPFEAHFPTPQDVLDALELPEGEWEVLVNEEYERTQHGPDGHPGTRTDNVLKVRRLR from the coding sequence ATGGACGCGAAGTATGACGTGGTGGTCGTCGGTGGCGGGGCCGCCGGGCTGAGCGGGGCGCTCACGCTGGGCAGGGCGCGGCGCAAGGTGCTGGTCATCGACGCGGGACGGCCGCGCAACGCCCCCGCCGAGGGCGTGCACACGTACCTGGGGCGTGAGGGCGTCGCGCCGCTGGAGCTGCTGGCCGCCGGCCGGGAGGAGGTGACCGGGTACGGCGGGGAGATCGTGACGGGCACCGTCGAGACCGCCGAACGCCTGGACGGAGGGGGCTTCCGTGTCGTGCTCGACGACGGTTCCGCGGTCGAGGCGGACCGGCTGCTGGTCACCACCGGCCTGGTCGACGAGCTGCCGGACGTGCCGGACCTGGCCGAGCGGTGGGGACGGGACGTGCTGCACTGCCCGTACTGCCACGGCTGGGAGGTGCGCGACCAGGCCATCGGGGTCCTGGGGACGGGCCCGCTCGCCGTTCACCAGGCGCTGCTGTGGCGGCAGTGGAGCGAGAACGTGACCCTCTTCCTGCACACCGCGCCCGAGCCCGACGCGCAGCAGCGCGAGCAGCTCGCCGCCAGGGGCGTCACCGTGGTGGAGGGGAAGGTGACGGGCCTGGAGGTGACGGACGACCGGCTCACCGGGGTACGGCTCGCCGACGGGCGGGTGGTCGCGTGCCGGGCTCTCGCCGCCGCCGGCCGCCTCACCGCCCGCGCGGGCCTGCTCGCGGGGCTGGGGCTGGAGACGGAGGAGCAGGAGATGGCCGGGTACGTGATCGGCACCCGCGTGCCCGCCGACCACTCGGGCGCCACCAGCGTGCCGGGGGTCTGGGTGGCGGGGAACGTGACCGGCCTGACCGATCAGGTCATCGCCGCCGCGGCGGCGGGCGTACGGGCGGCGGGGGCGATCAACGCCGACCTGATCGCCGAGGAGACCCGGCGCGCGGTGGCCGCCCGGGCCTGGGCCCACGGCTCCCAGGAGTCGTACGAGTCCGACGAGGCGTACTGGGACGCTCGTTACGGCCAGAGCACGCAGATGTGGAGCGGCAACCCCAACGTCATGCTGGTGCGCGAGGCGACGCACCTCGAGCCCGGCACGGCGCTGGACCTCGGGTGCGGCGAGGGCGCCGACGCGATCTGGCTCGCCGGGCAGGGGTGGCGCGTCACCGCGGCCGACGTCTCCGGCGTGGCGCTCGAACGCGCCGCCGAGCACGCCGGCGGCGCGGGGGTGGCCGACCGCATCGACTGGCAGCAGCACGACCTGTCCGTGTCCTTCCCCGAGGGCACGTACGACCTCGTCTCCGCCTGTTTCCTGCACTCCCCTCGTGACATGCCGCGCGAGACGATCCTGCGCGCCGCCGCGTCGGCCGTCGCTCCCGGCGGGGTGCTGCTGGTGGTCGGGCACGGGGGCTGGGCGTCCTGGGTGGAGAACCCGCCCTTCGAGGCGCACTTCCCCACGCCGCAGGACGTCCTCGACGCTCTCGAACTGCCGGAGGGGGAGTGGGAGGTGCTGGTCAACGAGGAGTACGAGCGCACCCAGCACGGACCCGACGGCCACCCCGGCACCCGTACGGACAATGTGCTCAAGGTGCGGCGGCTGCGCTGA
- a CDS encoding flavin reductase family protein, whose amino-acid sequence MNTVTAATHVTIEPSILYFGTPVVLLSTENPDGTFNLAPMSSAWALGNVIVLGLGAEGQTARNLMSRPDVVINLPAPHQWAAVERLASLTGRHPVPASKPAGCRYEPDKFGAAGLRPSPSETVRPPRVAECPIQFEARAERVGHDVSGSFVIAEAVVGKVHANPRLVVPGTHHVDPGAWSPLIYNFRHYFGLGPELGHSYRSQTPRTR is encoded by the coding sequence ATGAACACGGTGACTGCCGCCACTCATGTGACCATCGAGCCGAGCATCCTGTACTTCGGGACGCCGGTCGTCCTGCTCTCCACGGAGAACCCGGACGGGACCTTCAACCTCGCCCCGATGTCCTCCGCCTGGGCGCTGGGCAACGTGATCGTGCTCGGGCTGGGCGCCGAGGGGCAGACCGCGCGCAACCTGATGAGCCGCCCCGACGTGGTGATCAATTTGCCCGCTCCCCACCAGTGGGCGGCGGTCGAGCGACTGGCTTCTCTCACGGGCCGTCACCCGGTGCCGGCGAGCAAGCCCGCGGGCTGCCGTTACGAGCCGGACAAGTTCGGCGCGGCCGGGCTGCGGCCCTCGCCGTCCGAGACGGTACGGCCGCCACGCGTGGCCGAGTGCCCGATCCAGTTCGAGGCGCGGGCGGAACGCGTGGGGCACGACGTCTCCGGGTCGTTCGTCATCGCCGAGGCCGTCGTGGGGAAGGTGCACGCGAACCCGCGCCTCGTCGTGCCCGGTACGCACCACGTGGACCCGGGCGCGTGGAGCCCGCTCATCTACAACTTCCGCCACTACTTCGGCCTCGGCCCCGAGCTCGGCCACTCCTACCGCAGCCAGACGCCCCGCACCCGGTGA
- a CDS encoding alpha/beta hydrolase encodes MRFTSQTSSDGVTEQLFILGETPGVLWTPQDALGTRPVILMGHGGGQHKKAPGVEARARRFVAEGGFAVVAIDAPHHGERPKGEAFNRLAAENRALIAAGENPAALVPAMHELLAGQAVAEWQAVLTAVQQLDHVGAGPVGYWGLSMGCGLGVPLVAAEPRVRAAVLGLLGWSGLAGTAARITVPVEFLLQWDDRLVPRDQGLALFDALASPDKTLHANPGDHGEVPAFETDSSLRFFTRHLGQDAPAPV; translated from the coding sequence GTGCGCTTCACCTCTCAGACGTCGTCGGACGGCGTCACCGAACAACTCTTCATCCTCGGCGAGACCCCCGGCGTGCTGTGGACGCCGCAGGACGCCCTCGGCACTCGCCCCGTGATCCTCATGGGGCACGGCGGCGGGCAGCACAAAAAGGCTCCCGGCGTCGAGGCCCGCGCGCGCCGCTTCGTCGCCGAGGGTGGTTTCGCGGTCGTCGCGATCGACGCGCCCCACCACGGCGAGCGGCCGAAAGGCGAGGCGTTCAACCGGCTCGCGGCCGAGAACCGGGCCCTCATAGCCGCCGGCGAGAATCCGGCCGCGCTGGTCCCCGCCATGCACGAACTCCTGGCCGGGCAGGCCGTCGCGGAATGGCAGGCGGTCCTGACCGCGGTCCAGCAGCTCGACCACGTCGGCGCCGGACCGGTGGGCTATTGGGGCCTGTCGATGGGCTGCGGGCTCGGTGTCCCGCTCGTCGCCGCCGAACCCCGGGTCCGCGCCGCGGTGCTGGGCCTGCTCGGGTGGTCCGGGCTGGCCGGGACCGCCGCGCGCATCACCGTGCCGGTGGAGTTCCTCCTCCAGTGGGACGATCGGCTGGTGCCGCGGGACCAGGGCCTGGCGCTGTTCGACGCCCTGGCCTCTCCGGACAAGACGCTGCACGCCAACCCCGGCGATCACGGGGAGGTCCCCGCGTTCGAGACGGACAGCTCGCTGCGCTTCTTCACCCGGCATCTCGGCCAGGACGCGCCCGCGCCCGTGTGA
- a CDS encoding ABC transporter ATP-binding protein, producing MADAIAVQGLVKTFGSTRALDGLDLTVRTGEVHGFLGPNGAGKSTTIRILLGMVRPDAGTVRLLGGDPWSEATELHRRLAYVPGDVTLWPNLSGGEAIDLLGRLRGGLDERRKAELLERFDLDPRKKARTYSKGNRQKVALVAALASDAELLILDEPTSGLDPLMEEVFRECVKEPRRTVLLSSHILAEVEALCDRVTIVRDGRTVETGTLAELRHLTRTSIEAELAGPPDGLAGLPGVHDLTAGDGRVRFTVDNPALDQALRRLTDAGVRSLVSRPPTLEELFLRHYETVR from the coding sequence ATGGCTGACGCCATCGCTGTGCAGGGACTGGTGAAGACGTTCGGGTCGACCAGGGCGCTGGACGGCCTCGATCTCACCGTGCGCACCGGCGAGGTGCACGGTTTCCTGGGGCCCAACGGAGCGGGGAAGAGCACGACGATCCGGATCCTGCTGGGCATGGTACGGCCCGACGCGGGCACCGTCCGGCTGCTGGGCGGCGATCCGTGGTCGGAGGCGACCGAACTGCACCGGCGGCTGGCGTACGTGCCGGGCGATGTGACCTTGTGGCCCAACCTGTCGGGCGGCGAGGCGATCGACCTGCTCGGACGGTTACGCGGTGGCCTGGACGAGCGGCGCAAGGCGGAGCTGCTGGAGCGGTTCGACCTGGACCCGCGCAAGAAGGCCCGCACGTACTCCAAGGGCAACCGGCAGAAGGTGGCCCTCGTGGCGGCGCTGGCCTCGGACGCGGAGCTGCTGATCCTCGACGAGCCCACCTCCGGGCTCGACCCGTTGATGGAGGAGGTGTTCCGGGAGTGCGTCAAGGAGCCGCGGCGTACGGTGCTGCTGTCGAGCCACATCCTGGCCGAGGTGGAGGCGCTGTGCGACCGGGTGACGATCGTCCGTGACGGACGGACGGTCGAGACGGGCACGCTGGCGGAGCTGCGGCACCTGACACGAACGTCGATCGAGGCGGAGCTGGCGGGGCCGCCGGACGGGCTGGCCGGGCTGCCCGGCGTGCACGACCTCACCGCCGGCGACGGGCGGGTGCGGTTCACGGTGGACAACCCGGCGCTGGACCAGGCGCTGCGGCGGCTCACCGACGCGGGCGTGCGCAGCCTGGTCAGCCGGCCGCCGACGCTGGAGGAGCTGTTCCTGCGCCACTACGAGACCGTGCGCTGA
- a CDS encoding MarR family transcriptional regulator, whose amino-acid sequence MVKATGEHMGVVSGLVRASFLVSAVYAESAREYGITSQQGQLLCVLMAQPYGMSALGGILGLAKSSLTELVDRSAQRGLVRREPDPRDGRAVRVALTDRGSELAEDFYTETCRRIDQLPAGLTADERAALAGLLGRVVEDNQVPVVFLEPADTASHKR is encoded by the coding sequence ATGGTCAAGGCAACAGGTGAGCACATGGGAGTCGTCTCCGGGCTGGTGCGCGCCTCCTTCCTGGTGAGCGCCGTGTACGCCGAGTCGGCGCGCGAGTACGGGATCACCTCGCAGCAGGGACAGCTCCTGTGCGTGCTGATGGCGCAGCCGTACGGGATGAGCGCGCTGGGCGGGATCCTGGGCCTGGCCAAGTCCAGCCTCACCGAGCTGGTCGACCGCAGCGCGCAGCGGGGCCTGGTGCGCCGCGAGCCGGACCCGCGCGACGGGCGCGCCGTACGGGTGGCGCTCACCGACCGGGGCAGCGAGCTGGCCGAGGACTTCTACACCGAGACGTGCCGCCGGATCGACCAGCTTCCCGCGGGCCTGACGGCGGACGAGCGCGCCGCGCTGGCCGGGCTGCTGGGCCGCGTGGTCGAGGACAACCAGGTCCCGGTGGTCTTCCTGGAGCCGGCCGACACCGCCTCCCACAAGCGCTGA
- a CDS encoding putative protein N(5)-glutamine methyltransferase gives MRPEREEGSVALVARLRAAGCVFAEDEAQLLVSTAATPEELAAMVERRVDGEPLQHVLGWAEFCGLRVVVEPGVFVPRPRTEFLIRQAVALARRVAATPVVLDLCCGSGAMGAALVAGLERAELHAGDLDPAAVRCARRNLPAGHVYEGDLYEPLPASLRGRVDILIASPPYVPSESVALLPAEARLHEPLVALDGGGDGLDVVRRVIAGAPRWLAPGGHLLVETGERQAAATAEAVEGAGLAARVARSEELDATTVIGTRS, from the coding sequence GTGAGGCCGGAGCGCGAGGAGGGGTCCGTCGCCCTCGTCGCGAGGCTGCGCGCCGCCGGCTGCGTGTTCGCCGAGGACGAGGCCCAGCTGCTCGTCTCCACCGCCGCCACCCCTGAGGAGCTCGCCGCCATGGTCGAGCGGCGCGTGGACGGAGAGCCCCTCCAGCACGTCCTCGGCTGGGCCGAGTTCTGCGGGCTGCGGGTGGTCGTGGAGCCCGGGGTGTTCGTGCCCAGGCCGCGCACCGAGTTCCTCATCCGGCAGGCCGTCGCGCTGGCCCGCCGGGTCGCCGCGACGCCGGTCGTCCTCGACCTGTGCTGCGGCAGCGGCGCGATGGGGGCGGCGCTCGTCGCCGGGCTGGAGCGGGCCGAGCTGCACGCCGGCGACCTCGACCCCGCCGCCGTGCGCTGCGCCCGGCGCAACCTGCCCGCCGGTCACGTCTACGAGGGCGATCTGTACGAGCCGCTGCCCGCCTCGTTGCGGGGCCGGGTGGACATCCTGATCGCGAGCCCGCCGTACGTACCCTCAGAATCGGTCGCGCTGCTGCCTGCCGAGGCCCGGCTGCACGAGCCGCTCGTCGCGCTCGACGGCGGAGGCGACGGGCTCGACGTCGTACGGCGGGTGATCGCCGGAGCGCCGCGGTGGCTCGCGCCGGGAGGCCACCTGCTGGTCGAGACCGGTGAGCGGCAGGCGGCCGCGACCGCCGAGGCCGTCGAGGGCGCGGGCCTGGCCGCCCGTGTGGCGCGCTCGGAGGAGCTGGACGCCACGACGGTCATCGGGACCCGCTCTTGA
- a CDS encoding RICIN domain-containing protein, whose product MSRVLALLAGLCLALALPPATAAARATPLSGSVAAPVTVPVGAQFTDTSGNLLHAHGGGVIKVGSYYYWFGENRNADGTFRYVSAYRSADLRTWEFRNHVLTQSSAAELQVANIERPKVVYNASTGQFVMWMHKENGRDYGEARAAVAVSNTVDGAYTYLRSFRPLGHMSRDITAFVDTDGTAYMISAANENYDLHVYRLTADYTDVAALARKWAGDHREAPAMFKRNGVYFMLTSAATGWQPNQAQYATATSITGTWSAWQNVGDSTTFGSQPAYVLPVQGTSGTSYLYLGDRWAGAWGGPVNDSRYVWLPVQFPSGTSMSLTYARQLTVDAATGTITTTGTGYDRLAVRHSGKCADVRNASTANAAAVIQYSCGGGTNQQWRIQSISGGYVQIVARHSGKCLDVDGASTADGAAVQQYACGTGTNQQWTLQDAGGGYLRLVARHSGKCADLPSSSQADDVQFKQYACNGGQNQQFTRTPL is encoded by the coding sequence ATGTCCCGTGTCCTCGCCCTCCTGGCCGGGCTGTGCCTGGCACTCGCGCTCCCGCCCGCCACCGCCGCGGCGCGGGCCACACCCCTCAGTGGGTCTGTCGCCGCTCCCGTCACTGTGCCGGTCGGCGCCCAGTTCACCGACACGTCGGGAAATCTGCTGCACGCCCACGGCGGGGGTGTGATCAAGGTCGGCTCGTACTACTACTGGTTCGGGGAGAACCGCAACGCCGACGGCACCTTCCGGTACGTCTCCGCCTACCGCTCGGCCGACCTGCGCACGTGGGAGTTCCGCAACCACGTGCTCACCCAGTCCAGCGCAGCCGAGCTGCAGGTGGCCAACATCGAGCGCCCGAAGGTCGTCTACAACGCCTCGACCGGCCAGTTCGTCATGTGGATGCACAAGGAGAACGGCCGCGACTACGGCGAGGCGCGGGCGGCTGTGGCGGTCTCGAACACGGTGGACGGCGCCTACACCTACCTGCGCAGCTTCCGCCCGCTCGGCCACATGTCGCGTGACATCACCGCGTTCGTCGACACCGACGGCACCGCGTACATGATCTCGGCCGCGAACGAGAACTACGACCTGCACGTCTACCGGCTGACCGCCGACTACACCGACGTGGCCGCCCTGGCGCGGAAGTGGGCCGGCGACCACCGCGAGGCGCCGGCGATGTTCAAGCGCAACGGCGTGTACTTCATGCTGACCTCCGCCGCCACCGGCTGGCAGCCCAACCAGGCCCAGTACGCCACCGCCACCAGCATCACCGGCACGTGGAGCGCCTGGCAGAACGTGGGCGACTCCACCACGTTCGGCTCGCAGCCGGCGTACGTGCTGCCGGTGCAGGGCACCTCCGGCACGTCGTACCTGTACCTGGGCGACCGGTGGGCCGGCGCGTGGGGCGGCCCCGTCAACGACTCCCGCTACGTGTGGCTGCCGGTCCAGTTCCCGAGCGGCACGTCCATGAGCCTGACCTACGCCCGGCAGCTCACCGTCGACGCCGCCACCGGCACGATCACCACGACCGGCACCGGCTACGACCGGCTGGCGGTACGCCACTCGGGCAAGTGCGCCGACGTGCGCAACGCCTCCACCGCCAACGCGGCCGCCGTCATCCAGTACTCCTGCGGCGGCGGCACGAACCAGCAGTGGCGCATCCAGTCGATCAGCGGCGGCTACGTGCAGATCGTGGCCCGCCACTCCGGCAAGTGCCTGGACGTGGACGGCGCCTCGACCGCCGACGGGGCCGCCGTCCAGCAGTACGCCTGCGGCACCGGCACCAACCAGCAGTGGACGCTGCAGGACGCGGGCGGCGGCTACCTGCGGCTGGTGGCCAGGCACTCGGGCAAGTGCGCCGACCTGCCCTCCTCGTCGCAGGCCGACGACGTCCAGTTCAAGCAGTACGCGTGCAACGGCGGCCAGAACCAGCAGTTCACCCGCACCCCACTGTGA